A single region of the Geotrypetes seraphini unplaced genomic scaffold, aGeoSer1.1, whole genome shotgun sequence genome encodes:
- the LOC117352439 gene encoding C-type lectin domain family 2 member B-like, protein MDPELSCRSGPDPGLRKKLLRVVKTSLSRVFRRPRGERDCQDPWPFIRGLDILISVTCVLIVLLIVMTVLQQNWRSLLYSPAEPCPEDWMYYQRHCYFFSETEADWETSKNFCFSHGACLLLINNEKELNFITAQMRTSSVWIGLHKTEKEILWLNGSGFDNQMFEMHGKEGCVCIQSKVAAFSNCTIPKSWICRKEPYEREDNFI, encoded by the exons ATGGACCCGGAGCTTTCGTGTCGAAGCGGACCCGACCCGGGGCTGAGGAAGAAGCTCCTCCGTGTCGTCAAGACCTCGCTGAGCCGCGTCTTCCGGAGGCCCCGGGGAGAGCGCGACTGTCAAG ATCCGTGGCCATTTATACGGGGACTGGATATTCTCATATCGGTGACATGTGTCCTCATTGTATTGCTAATTGTGATGACAG ttCTTCAGCAGAACTGGAGGTCACTACTATATTCCCCTGCTGAGCCATGTCCTGAAGACTGGATGTATTACCAGAGACACTGCTACTTCTTCTCCGAGACTGAAGCTGATTGGGAAACAAGCAAAAACTTCTGTTTCTCTCATGGCGCTTGTTTGCTTTTGATAAACAATGAGAAGGAACTG AACTTTATAACAGCCCAAATGCGGACGTCTTCAGTGTGGATCGGGCTTCACAAGACAGAAAAGGAGATTCTGTGGCTGAATGGCAGTGGTTTTGACAACCAAAT GTTTGAAATGCACGGCAAAGAGGGGTGCGTCTGCATTCAGTCTAAGGTGGCTGCCTTCTCCAACTGCACCATTCCTAAAAGCTGGATTTGTCGGAAGGAGCCCTATGAAAGGGAAGATAACTTTATTTAG
- the LOC117352437 gene encoding C-type lectin domain family 2 member L-like: MAKHVARHHSCPPPATSTIKDVQMCSRSHSDPLLPGSHGQGFNVPQGNPCCWAPSRKFGRFFPTRCWSQTRVWKIIFLVLCLTFVFVYLSFTWLKACDTDPFTEPCPEGWSYFMKTCHYFNKSELSWNTSQDHCGSHNASLAVFPSEKELDYLFTICKNDCWIDLRKKAGTYQWTNGTPYHNLFEILNNEECVYIKDHKVLSTPDCLLPRAFICTMGRKSSGTII, from the exons ATGGCGAAGCACGTGGCTCGTCACCACTCCTGTCCTCCGCCTGCTACTAGTACTATTAAGGACGTCCAGATGTGTTCTAGGTCCCATTCCGACCCGCTACTGCCAGGCTCGCATGGGCAAGGTTTCAACGTGCCCCAGGGTAACCCCTGCTGTTGGGCCCCGAGCCGGAAATTCGGTCGCTTCTTCCCGACTC GCTGTTGGTCACAAACACGGGTCTGGAAAATCATCTTTCTTGTCCTGTGTCTCACATTTGTTTTTGT gtatttgtcctttacttggctaaAAGCATGTGATACGGACCCATTTACTGAGCCATGCCCAGAAGGCTGGTCGTATTTCATGAAAACCTGCCACTACTTTAACAAGAGTGAATTGAGCTGGAACACCAGCCAGGACCACTGTGGATCTCACAACGCATCTCTTGCTGTCTTTCCAAGTGAAAAAGAACTG GATTATTTATTCACAATCTGTAAGAATGACTGTTGGATTGATCTGCGTAAGAAAGCCGGGACTTACCAGTGGACGAACGGAACACCCTATCACAATTT GTTTGAAATACTCAATAATGAAGAATGTGTATATATAAAAGACCACAAAGTCCTGTCTACCCCTGATTGCTTGCTACCCCGGGCCTTCATCTGTACCATGGGCAGAAAGTCCTCGGGTACTATAATATGA